In a genomic window of Arthrobacter woluwensis:
- a CDS encoding KOW motif-containing protein produces the protein MNQESVSVQNGQRCDVIAGTHAGKSGIVQDVNTSKTGAVTLTVLQPDAVRFKTLAKNVRITG, from the coding sequence ATGAACCAGGAATCCGTGTCCGTGCAGAACGGTCAGCGCTGCGACGTCATCGCGGGCACCCACGCCGGGAAGTCCGGAATCGTGCAGGACGTCAACACGAGCAAGACCGGTGCGGTCACCCTCACCGTGCTTCAGCCCGACGCCGTCCGGTTCAAGACCCTCGCGAAAAACGTCCGGATCACCGGCTGA
- a CDS encoding GNAT family N-acetyltransferase → MIERARLTTPALEDFLTTHQAELSQTAPAESCHALDVDALLHPSVRLFAAYLGRELISTGALKVIDGTHEELKSMRTHPDYRGRGVARRMLDFLLEDAWRRGVTRVSLETGSMAFFEPARALYRQAGFRECRPFADYAEDPNSVFMSRELAGQAVLAVPA, encoded by the coding sequence ATGATCGAACGTGCCCGGCTCACCACCCCCGCGCTGGAAGACTTCCTGACCACCCATCAGGCCGAGCTGTCGCAGACCGCGCCCGCGGAAAGCTGCCATGCCCTGGACGTCGACGCCCTCCTGCACCCTTCCGTCCGCCTGTTCGCTGCATACCTCGGGCGGGAGTTGATCAGCACGGGAGCCCTCAAGGTGATCGACGGCACCCACGAGGAGCTCAAGTCCATGCGCACCCACCCGGACTACAGGGGCCGCGGTGTGGCTCGCCGCATGCTGGACTTCCTCCTCGAGGATGCCTGGCGCCGGGGCGTCACCCGGGTCTCCCTGGAGACTGGGAGCATGGCCTTCTTCGAACCCGCCCGAGCCCTGTATCGGCAGGCGGGTTTCCGGGAATGCCGGCCTTTCGCGGACTACGCCGAGGATCCGAACAGCGTCTTCATGAGCCGCGAACTCGCCGGCCAGGCGGTCCTCGCGGTTCCCGCCTGA
- a CDS encoding adenylate kinase, whose product MSRASVDFPLPRRILIYGVAGTGKSTAAARLSRITGIPWHSSDDEIGWLPASEAPWANRTDEDMRAIAEDIVACDEWILDSAYRQFRDAALARVELVVGLDYSRLFSFGRLVRRTFLRVKDRTPACNGNIETLRQTFSNDSILLWHFRSFPGKRARIHAWADDPSAPPVLVFRKAAELDRWLEAQAAPSSRRPETHDGERAPSYDGR is encoded by the coding sequence ATGAGCCGAGCGTCCGTGGATTTCCCCCTGCCCCGAAGGATCCTGATCTACGGCGTGGCCGGAACAGGGAAGTCGACGGCGGCGGCCCGGCTGAGCCGGATCACGGGGATCCCGTGGCACTCGTCGGACGATGAGATCGGCTGGCTGCCTGCGTCCGAGGCACCCTGGGCCAACCGCACCGATGAGGACATGAGAGCCATCGCGGAGGACATCGTCGCATGCGATGAGTGGATCCTGGACAGCGCATACCGTCAGTTCCGGGACGCGGCGCTGGCCCGGGTGGAACTGGTGGTCGGGCTGGACTACTCGCGGTTGTTCTCGTTCGGCCGTCTGGTGCGGCGGACGTTCCTGCGGGTCAAGGACCGCACGCCGGCATGCAACGGGAACATCGAGACCCTGCGGCAGACATTTTCCAACGATTCCATCCTGCTGTGGCATTTCCGGAGCTTCCCGGGGAAGCGTGCCCGGATCCATGCCTGGGCGGACGACCCTTCGGCCCCGCCCGTCCTGGTGTTCCGCAAGGCCGCCGAGCTGGACCGCTGGCTCGAGGCGCAGGCGGCACCCTCGTCCCGTCGCCCGGAGACCCACGACGGCGAGCGGGCCCCGTCCTACGACGGCAGATAA
- a CDS encoding MepB family protein — protein MLFSALEEYAAVLGEPFTVTPEAQNSDYESGVAHLRGASWHVRTARITPTKPGAFLAFWRRDDDGATAPFGREDVGAGLIVFVEEEGRRGVFRFTDAHLEDLGITTGSRPGKRGFRVYPSWCEGLNPQATKSQRAQAPAFQEY, from the coding sequence ATGCTGTTCAGTGCACTGGAGGAATACGCGGCCGTCCTGGGAGAACCGTTCACGGTGACCCCCGAAGCGCAGAACAGCGACTATGAATCAGGCGTCGCCCACCTCAGGGGAGCGTCCTGGCATGTCCGGACCGCACGGATCACGCCCACCAAGCCGGGCGCGTTCCTGGCCTTCTGGCGACGCGACGACGACGGCGCCACGGCCCCGTTCGGCCGCGAGGACGTCGGCGCAGGATTGATCGTGTTCGTGGAGGAGGAAGGACGCCGCGGCGTCTTCCGGTTCACGGACGCACACCTCGAGGACCTCGGCATCACCACCGGGTCCCGTCCGGGCAAACGCGGTTTCAGGGTGTACCCGTCGTGGTGCGAAGGGCTCAACCCCCAGGCCACGAAGTCCCAGCGCGCACAGGCGCCGGCATTCCAGGAGTACTGA
- a CDS encoding APC family permease: MSETHTATTVPEGGLRRSLGLKQLIGNGLVFIGPAAPVGIFGPIYAKSGGAVVTVYVVATLIMALTAISYSQMSRVVPAAGSVYSYATAGIGRGAGFVAGWMVLLDYLLIPSVAFLFTGLAMHSFLPAIPAWVFTALAVLLTTGLNLAGGKSLARAAMAVVIAEVAVLAIVLVAALAAIAGSGIHQAPLSPIAGVDGFSLAAVLGAVSIAAMAFLGFDAIATFAEEAKGSSRMVGKAMLACLVIAGVLFLFQSYIVELITVPSPAQLAADPEAQGTAFYDTIRSQVAPWLATLLGIAKALGASFAGMMGLAAGSRVVMTMSRERRFPAVFGKVTRNGSAPALATVLVTAVTLILAVWAAAEPDGLDLLSSTVSIGAMSAFILLHASVIGYFLIKRKSGNRLVHLVVPVVGIVFFLVVIAFANISALTVGAVWLVLGIAVAVIQHLRRRGTDSPSTDRPDTPAPAAGPAHDSTRD; this comes from the coding sequence ATGTCAGAAACGCATACAGCCACCACGGTGCCGGAGGGAGGCCTGCGCCGTTCGCTCGGTCTCAAGCAACTGATCGGCAATGGCCTGGTCTTCATCGGGCCGGCCGCGCCGGTGGGCATCTTCGGTCCCATCTACGCCAAGAGCGGTGGCGCGGTGGTCACGGTCTACGTGGTGGCCACGCTGATCATGGCACTGACGGCGATCTCCTACTCCCAGATGTCGCGGGTGGTCCCGGCCGCCGGGTCGGTGTACTCCTATGCCACGGCGGGCATCGGCCGTGGCGCGGGATTCGTGGCCGGGTGGATGGTCCTGCTGGACTACCTCCTCATCCCCAGCGTGGCCTTCCTCTTCACCGGGCTGGCCATGCACTCCTTCCTCCCCGCCATCCCCGCCTGGGTCTTCACGGCACTCGCCGTCCTCCTGACCACCGGGCTGAACCTCGCCGGCGGCAAGAGTCTCGCCCGTGCGGCGATGGCCGTGGTGATCGCCGAGGTGGCCGTGCTGGCGATCGTCCTCGTCGCAGCGCTGGCCGCCATCGCGGGATCCGGGATCCACCAGGCCCCGCTGTCACCGATCGCGGGGGTGGACGGGTTCTCTCTGGCCGCCGTCCTGGGCGCGGTGTCGATCGCGGCCATGGCGTTCCTGGGGTTCGACGCGATCGCCACCTTCGCCGAGGAGGCCAAGGGCAGCAGTCGGATGGTCGGAAAGGCCATGCTGGCGTGCCTCGTGATCGCGGGTGTGCTCTTCCTCTTCCAGAGCTACATCGTGGAGCTCATCACGGTTCCGTCGCCGGCGCAGCTGGCCGCCGATCCTGAGGCGCAGGGCACCGCCTTCTACGACACGATCCGCTCGCAAGTGGCTCCGTGGCTTGCGACGCTCCTCGGCATCGCCAAGGCGCTGGGTGCGAGCTTCGCCGGAATGATGGGCCTGGCCGCGGGGAGCCGGGTGGTCATGACGATGTCGCGCGAACGCCGCTTCCCTGCCGTGTTCGGCAAGGTGACCCGGAACGGCTCGGCCCCGGCGCTCGCCACGGTGCTCGTCACCGCGGTCACTCTGATTCTGGCGGTGTGGGCGGCCGCCGAGCCCGACGGGCTGGACCTGTTGTCCTCCACGGTCTCCATCGGGGCCATGAGCGCGTTCATTCTGCTCCACGCTTCCGTGATCGGGTACTTCCTGATCAAACGCAAGAGCGGCAACCGCCTGGTGCACCTGGTCGTGCCGGTGGTCGGAATCGTGTTCTTCCTGGTGGTGATCGCCTTCGCGAACATCAGCGCTCTGACCGTGGGCGCCGTCTGGCTGGTCCTCGGCATCGCCGTGGCCGTGATCCAGCACCTGCGTCGACGTGGCACCGACTCCCCGTCGACGGACAGGCCGGACACTCCGGCGCCAGCCGCCGGTCCCGCTCACGACTCGACACGCGACTAG
- a CDS encoding DnaJ family domain-containing protein yields the protein MATGGSRRNSLEARLERAAVLRAGADGAALTEEERAHEAEQEALREKRSRVNTAARADYLVREAMAQGKFENLQYAGKPIPGLDGGYDPDWWLKGLIQRENLSGLAPEAILLRTVDRDLDSTLDGLPGERQVREALEEFNRRVINARRQLQGGPPVVTPTRDVEEEVERWRSRRAAVVARPEEPPTPEPGHGWWRRLWRGEA from the coding sequence ATGGCCACCGGTGGTTCCCGCAGGAATTCGCTCGAGGCCCGTCTGGAACGGGCCGCGGTGCTGCGTGCCGGGGCGGACGGCGCAGCGCTGACCGAGGAGGAACGCGCCCACGAGGCCGAACAGGAAGCGCTCCGGGAGAAGCGTTCCCGCGTGAACACCGCGGCGCGCGCCGACTACCTGGTCCGTGAAGCCATGGCCCAGGGCAAGTTCGAGAACCTGCAGTACGCGGGGAAACCCATCCCCGGTCTGGACGGCGGCTATGACCCTGATTGGTGGCTCAAGGGCCTCATCCAGCGCGAGAACCTGAGCGGTCTGGCTCCGGAGGCGATCCTCCTGAGAACCGTGGACCGTGACCTCGACTCCACCCTGGACGGGCTGCCCGGCGAACGTCAGGTCCGCGAGGCGCTCGAGGAATTCAACCGGCGCGTCATCAACGCCCGCCGGCAGCTGCAAGGCGGTCCGCCGGTCGTGACGCCGACCCGGGACGTCGAGGAGGAAGTAGAACGCTGGCGCTCACGTCGCGCCGCCGTCGTCGCGCGTCCTGAAGAACCGCCGACGCCGGAACCCGGCCACGGCTGGTGGCGCCGGCTCTGGCGCGGCGAGGCGTAG
- a CDS encoding OsmC family protein produces MADHYSITAQQTAAQNFTVRSGDSSVEVGIGTFMPTELLLGSLGSCILSVVSDYAQRNGIELSAPLTVQVDGDMANKPRRMGSIVVRLGLPEGLTDSQQQALLRASRHCTIHATLAAEPEVTVELLQEVP; encoded by the coding sequence ATGGCAGATCACTACAGCATCACCGCTCAGCAGACGGCGGCGCAGAACTTCACCGTCCGGTCCGGCGACAGCTCGGTGGAGGTGGGGATCGGGACGTTCATGCCCACCGAACTTCTTCTCGGCTCCCTCGGATCGTGCATCCTCTCCGTGGTGTCCGACTACGCGCAGCGCAACGGCATCGAACTGTCCGCCCCGCTGACTGTCCAGGTGGACGGGGACATGGCGAACAAGCCGCGGCGGATGGGGTCGATCGTCGTGCGGCTCGGCCTTCCGGAGGGGCTGACCGACAGCCAGCAGCAGGCCCTGCTGCGCGCCAGCAGGCACTGCACCATCCACGCCACCCTGGCCGCCGAACCTGAGGTGACGGTCGAGCTGCTGCAGGAAGTACCGTAG